DNA from Roseimicrobium sp. ORNL1:
GTTCCCGTGTCCAGCAGGGACAGGGTGGTGCCTGATCCGTTGAAGGTGATCATGTTGTTCGTGCCACCCGTGGAGTGACCCAGGTTGCTGACTCCCGAGTCTGCAATTGAATTGACTTCCACCACGCCTCCCACCAGGAAAGTGCCTCCGGTGTAGGTGTTGTTCCCTGTGAGTTCAAGGATGCCGACGCCGGATTTGGTGAGTGCCGTGGCGGAGGTGTTGTCCGCGATGGTAGAAGAAATCTCAACACGCGCGCCGCTGCCCTGGATGATGACCAGATCGCCGCCAGCGGATCCGCGCAGGGTACCGCCCGCAATGGTGGAGTAAGCGCCCGCGGTGAAGAGAATGCCTCCGCTCACGACGGTGTTTGTGCCGGTGAGATTCAGCGTGGTGCCGGCTTGGGAAAAACGCAGGCTGTGCACCGTGGCGTCCGTCGCGCTTTGGGTGCCGGTTACATTCACGTTATTCGTGGCGCTGGAGAAATCATTCGCCGCATATCCGGTGTAGGCCACGATGGCGCCATCGTCGGCGTTGGTGTTGTTCTTCGCCCAATCTGTGGCGCCCACGGTGATGAAACCTCCCAGGATACCGCCGGCATCGTTGCGGGTATCCGTGGTGGCGAGGGTGGCATTGTTGTCCACATTCAGCGTGGCGCCCACGTCGCGCTGAATCGCATTGAGCTGGAAGACCAGCTGGCTGTTCGTGTGCACGATGGAGGACTTGCCGACGGCGAGCTTCAGCCCACCCACCACATCCAGCACCTGCCCTGCGGCTCCGGACGCGGTGCCATTGCGCCGCAGCGTGCCGCCCGCCAGCGTGATGCGTTTGGCGTCGCTGTTCTTGTTGGTGAACTGTGCGGTGGCTCCCAGCGCTGTGGCTCCGCTGTTCACATACAGAGTATTGGTGGAAACACCCAGGTCCGCAGAACCGCTCCAGGTGACGGTGCTCAGCTTGATATGCACGTCTCCGAGATCCTGCACGTTTGCACCCGACAGGAGGAGATCTTGAACGCCAACCTTGGTGAGGTTGAACCCGCCACCCGCAAGTGTGCCATCAAATTGATATCCGTCTGCATCCACGCGTAGTGTGGTATGCCCTGTCAAGGTCATGTTCCCAAAGGTGTGGGTGGAATGCGAATCTGACACGATCGCGCCGCGCCCATTCACACCGTGCCCGGCCACCTCCAGCACTTCGTCGTGGCTTATTCCAAGGGTGATGTCCAAGGTCGCACCCTCCTGCACCACCGTCTTGGATGCCGCACCCGTGGCACCCAGTGCCGTAGCGCTGCCTGTGGCCAGCGTGCCTTGAGCCACGGTGACGATGCCCTCGTAGCTCGCGTTCGACTGGTTCAGCGTAAAGGTACCGGTGCCCGTCTTCGTGAAGTTCAGGTTCGCACCAAGCTGACCGGAGAAGGTGGTGGAACTGTTGTCGGCGCCCGCCGTGAGTGTCTTCGCGCCGCCTGTGGCGTTGGTGTTCGTGATGACACCCGATTTGTTGGCGTACGTGATGTCATCATCCGTGTAGGTGGTCTGACTGGAGAGGGATGCCACGGTGACGTCATTCCCATTGAGGTCCAGCGTGCCGCCCTCCACCGCCAGCGTGTTCGCCGCGTTGATGGCTGCTGCGTGGTTCACCTTCAGCGTGCCCGCATTCACAAACACACCGCCGGTGAAAGAGTTCGCGCCGGAGAGAGTCGCGGTGCCTGCGCCGCTTTTCACCAGCGCAGTGGAGTTCGTGCCGTTGTCAGCGATGCTTGCAGTGATATCGAGCTCGGCGGTTGAGTTCTGGTGAAGGATGACCTCGCCCGCGGTGCCATCGGTCAGGGTGCCGTTGCTGATGGTCACGGCGCTGGAACCGCTCACCAGGATGCCACCCGATTCCACACGCAGGGTCTCACCATTCAGGTTCACCGTCGTGGTCCCAGCCGCGGCAATATTCAGCGATCCCACACGGCGATCATTCGTGAGTGTGGTGTCGCCGGTGATCTTCGCATTCACTCCAGAGTTCCAGGCCGCCTCGCCGGTAGTGACGTAGTCCGCAGCCGTCAGCGCCGTCACACCATTGGTGCGGTCGTATTTTGCGAACTCATTGTCCACCGTGGCCCAGCCGCTGATCAGGCCAAGATTGGGGGAGGATGTGCCGGTTACGAGGATGCGGTTCTTCGCGGTGACGCCCAGGTTCGTTCCAGTGAAGTTCAACGTCGCGCCCTCGTTCCGCGAGACTTGAGCAAGTCTCAGGTTCGTGCTGCCTGCAGAAGATGAAACGGTCGAGAGCGTACTGGCACCGGCCACGGCTGTCGTCGGGCCCACCGTCTCTGCGTAGGCCGCATTGCTGCCGTCATCCGCCAGCCAGAGGGTGCCACCCAGCAAGGACAATGGCGCAGCATTTCTCAAGCGGTCACCTGAGTTTGCGGAGGAAGTGTTGCGCAGCTTCAAGGTGCCACCCATTTCCAGGGTGATGCCTGCCGTCTGTGTGAGGGCGCCAGTGCCTGAAAGTTCCAAGGTGCCACGGTTCACCGTGGTGGTGCCGGAGTACGTATTCGCCCCGGTCAGGGTGAGGGTGGCTGTGCCGCCTTTGGTCAGCGTGCCGCTCCCGACCAAGACGGAACTGATGGTCGCATTCGCATTCGCCACGATGGTGCCTGTGGCCATGGTGATGCCCGTGCCTCCCGAGATGACATAGTTACCGGAGCCGGGCGCATTGAAGGTGATGCTGTTCGTGGAGACTGCGCCGGAGAGGGTGATCGTGCCTGCGACGCCGCTGCCTGCTCCGAACGTCACGGCATCACCGTTCCTGAATGACCGGTCATTTGCGCCGTTATCCACATTCTGCCAGTTGGGACCTAGATGTGCCCAGGTGCCACTGCCGTCTTGCGCACCGGGATTGGCGCCACCGGAGGTGGCATCCCACAATAGATTCGCCGCATGCGCTGTGGAGAAGCCGCCGGTCAAAATCACGTAGCAAGCGATGGTGAGGCACAAGAGAAGCGGGGGGTAATGCAAACGAACAGTGCGAGAATGGATCATGTGCCGTTGGGAGTGATGCGAGGGTGAGTATGTTGGGAACCCCTATGCGCGCAAAGTGAAATAACTGATAGTTGTCAGCCAAGTCACAAAAATCCTCGTCGCAACGGGGGTACAACTCCTCCCATCGGAAAATCGAAGCGGTCGATTTTTTATTTCCCCAGAGAATGGGTAAATAATAATTTGGCAAATCTCAGCAAATACACCCTGCGGACTGAGGTGTCCGCAGGGATATCTGGTAAAAGGTCCTGCCCTTCTTCCGCTCGCGCTCTACTCCCGCCGTCTCCGGCGGAGTACCAGGCCTGCGAGGCCGAGCATCAACAGCATCGCGCGCCCAGGTTCAGGCACGGCGCCGATGACGACCAAGATGCCGTTCGATTCGAACAGGGAGCGATCCCAGGACAGGCCGGGCAGCAGCGTGGGGAGAATGAGATCCTGCTCTACGGACCAGGCACGGTCACCGGGGGCGTTCATCAGATTCAGGGTCGCCCAGTCCATGAGGTCAATCACATCGCCTGCCTGGTAGATAGTGCCGTTCGTGTGGAATTGAATGATGGCTCCGGAGTCCAGATTCAAGGCGCCTTCGATGATGAGCCGGTCATGTTCGGCAGATTCATTTTCGTACTCATTGATCTTCGTGGCATAGTACGCGGAAAGGTTCCCCATGTTCGCTGCGATACCGGCCGCATCGTTGTAGAACGTGACGCCAGCCAGCCCCGGTTCGAAGAAAATGCTCGGGGTGGTGCTTGCCGTCTGGCGATTTACCGTCAGACTTCCCAGCGTCAGCGTGCCGATTCCGCCACCCGGCATTCCGTTGCCCGGACCGATCTGCCCGCCATCGCGCACGATCGTGTGACCGCCGATGCGTCCGGTGCCTCCCAGTATCCCTGTGCCGGTGACTACCACTGTGGAGCTGCCGGTGGCAGAGCCCGTGGTATTCATGGCAAAGAGCGCGCCGCTCAGCACCTCCGTGGTGCCCGCGTAAGTATTCGTCCCGGAGTTGATGT
Protein-coding regions in this window:
- a CDS encoding autotransporter-associated beta strand repeat-containing protein, which produces MIHSRTVRLHYPPLLLCLTIACYVILTGGFSTAHAANLLWDATSGGANPGAQDGSGTWAHLGPNWQNVDNGANDRSFRNGDAVTFGAGSGVAGTITLSGAVSTNSITFNAPGSGNYVISGGTGITMATGTIVANANATISSVLVGSGTLTKGGTATLTLTGANTYSGTTTVNRGTLELSGTGALTQTAGITLEMGGTLKLRNTSSANSGDRLRNAAPLSLLGGTLWLADDGSNAAYAETVGPTTAVAGASTLSTVSSSAGSTNLRLAQVSRNEGATLNFTGTNLGVTAKNRILVTGTSSPNLGLISGWATVDNEFAKYDRTNGVTALTAADYVTTGEAAWNSGVNAKITGDTTLTNDRRVGSLNIAAAGTTTVNLNGETLRVESGGILVSGSSAVTISNGTLTDGTAGEVILHQNSTAELDITASIADNGTNSTALVKSGAGTATLSGANSFTGGVFVNAGTLKVNHAAAINAANTLAVEGGTLDLNGNDVTVASLSSQTTYTDDDITYANKSGVITNTNATGGAKTLTAGADNSSTTFSGQLGANLNFTKTGTGTFTLNQSNASYEGIVTVAQGTLATGSATALGATGAASKTVVQEGATLDITLGISHDEVLEVAGHGVNGRGAIVSDSHSTHTFGNMTLTGHTTLRVDADGYQFDGTLAGGGFNLTKVGVQDLLLSGANVQDLGDVHIKLSTVTWSGSADLGVSTNTLYVNSGATALGATAQFTNKNSDAKRITLAGGTLRRNGTASGAAGQVLDVVGGLKLAVGKSSIVHTNSQLVFQLNAIQRDVGATLNVDNNATLATTDTRNDAGGILGGFITVGATDWAKNNTNADDGAIVAYTGYAANDFSSATNNVNVTGTQSATDATVHSLRFSQAGTTLNLTGTNTVVSGGILFTAGAYSTIAGGTLRGSAGGDLVIIQGSGARVEISSTIADNTSATALTKSGVGILELTGNNTYTGGTFLVGGVVEVNSIADSGVSNLGHSTGGTNNMITFNGSGTTLSLLDTGTDSATARNVMIMSDSRAVLRVGAGRQLELSGVISSEALLTGEGDSHMTTFQKTYEGTLIFSGTESNTFTGGVEVSDGTLRLNKSGGATAIAGEVSVSGFLVLDQSNQIADTSIMSVGNGAFHLEGHSETIGGLIGSLGSGSVRNFAAANGSIETNVAAGKSYTFAGQIQDGSGGTLSYTKSGAGTQILTGSNTYTGTTTLKEGTLQLGNGGTTGTLATATNVVFDGGRLAINHSDDRTFSNAMSGTGTFAITGTGNITIDSANTHAGTTEVLSGALYVRNTTGSATGSTAVIVSGTGVLSGTGRIAGHTTVRDGGQLIAGNVPFLSAIGTLTLGGLTVNRQAFSRPSILLELGSNGSFIFNDAAGISANMGDLTTYFATKIDEYENESGVHDRLNVEGTMSLEGGATVELRTLSYQLKAGDVMDLLDFMEMNRLNAPGDRPWSAFQDLYLPTLGAGLSYDLSLFESNGIVVVIGAAPEPGRAMLLMFGLAGMVLRRRRQIS